A window of Amblyraja radiata isolate CabotCenter1 chromosome 25, sAmbRad1.1.pri, whole genome shotgun sequence contains these coding sequences:
- the LOC116987453 gene encoding coiled-coil-helix-coiled-coil-helix domain-containing protein 2-like, translating into MPRGSRSRLSRPAPARAPLPARLPPTAVAPTVAQPRQPGMMAQMATTAAGVAVGSAVGHVMGSALTGAFSGGSGSEPARADVTYQEPQQATPLTQAQAPENRPCLFEMRQFLECAQNQHDLTLCDGFNEVLKQCRSAYGIN; encoded by the exons ATGCCCCGCGGAAGCCGCAGCCGACTGAG CCGGCCTGCTCCTGCCCGAGCCCCTCTCCCTGCTCGCCTCCCTCCAACTGCTGTTGCACCAACCGTGGCCCAGCCCCGGCAACCCGGCATGATGGCCCAGATGGCCACTACAGCGGCCGGAGTGGCGGTGGGCTCGGCTGTGGGCCATGTGATGGGGAGCGCCTTAACCGGAGCCTTCAGCGGTGGCAGTGGCTCGGAGCCGGCCAGGGCAGATGTCACCTACCAG GAACCCCAGCAGGCAACGCCTCTGACTCAAGCTCAAGCCCCAGAGAACAGACCCTGCCTGTTTGAAATGAGACAGTTTCTGGAGTGTGCCCAGAACCAGCACGATCTAACACTGTGCGACGGTTTCAATGAGGTGCTGAAGCAATGCAGGTCTGCATATG GTATTAACTAA
- the LOC116987452 gene encoding C-Myc-binding protein produces the protein MAHYRAGDSRREQFRRYLEKGGVLDALTKVLVALYEEPEKPNNAMDFLKRHLGTTGPETADVETLRLEVTELRQKYEALLEENKELKAKLAQFEPPKEEGQPE, from the exons ATGGCGCATTACCGG GCCGGGGATTCCCGAAGGGAACAATTTCGAAGATATTTAGAAAAAGGTGGTGTGTTGGATGCACTTACCAaag TGCTGGTTGCACTCTATGAGGAGCCAGAGAAGCCCAACAATGCAATGGA TTTCTTGAAACGGCATTTAGGAACCACAGGTCCCGAGACTGCAGATGTGGAGACACTACGACTTGAAGTGACAGAACTGAGGCAGAAATACGAGGCCCTGCTCGAGGAAAATAAGGAATTAAAAGCTAAG CTTGCACAGTTCGAACCCCCCAAAGAGGAAGGGCAACCTGAATAA